Genomic segment of Mercurialis annua linkage group LG6, ddMerAnnu1.2, whole genome shotgun sequence:
ACACCCAAATCACTTTAGCCACTTTTCACcatttgacaatttaaaataaaataaggatgACGATATTATCAGAGCAACAATTGATAGCGATAGagcaatattttttattgtgatAAAATCGCCCTCCATTAGTGATTAAAAAAAAgcataaacaaatcaaaagaggATAATTTTGTCAAGATAAAAAATACTGCTTTATTCCTATCAATTGTTGCTCTGACAATAACGTTACCCATAAAGTATTCCCAGATAGTAGCATTACTATGAAGCATCATAGGCGTAACCAGAGTTTCATTAATGTAgataaatgtgatcgtatgaagattaaattttacatcattttttattttttttaacaaaggttATATTTCATTGAATATAATGAAAAGTACACAAATGAATAACTCCTCAACAGACTTGAGTGAGCCATTCCATAACAAAATGATGAGACCTGCAGAAGCAGTCATCGATAAGGGCTCTTTTTTCCACCAAATGGGCTACCCAATTACATTTACGGTTAACATATTGAAATCTAATTTCCGAAAAATCGGAAAACTAGATTGAATATGTCTTCTAAAACTACTCCGGCATCTCTGTCGTCACTAGAGGAGGCATTAGTAGCATTTATCAATACTTGACAATCTCCCTCGAAGATTACTGCACTAAGTCCTGTTGATAACACCTCCTCCATTGATGTCCGAAGCGCCAAAGCTTCTATAACCAGTGGTATTACCATGCCAATAAACCGCCTAGCCCCAGCAAAGATTATGTTACCTGCAATATCACTAACAACAAAACCAACTGCAcctatttttaaattcatatcAATAGCACCATCAAAATTAACCTTATGAAATCATGTCGGAGGAGGTGACCATAAAGCCAGATCAGTTTCCACACTCAAAAGAGTATTTGGCCTGCCCTCTCTAATGTGTTTTTTCCTTGAAGCTTCCAAATATTCTCGTTGTTGCTCGCATGCCTTATCAATAATTGATGAAGCCGTTGAGTGAATTTTGTTAAATACCACATCGTTGCGTGCTTTCCATATGTTCCAGAGTAGGAAATTACACAAGGCAaaatcttctttatttcttcccAGCTTCTCTAGATCAGTGACTAAAGCATTCCACCAATCAGCTAATGAGCTTTGAGGCAACAAATTTGAGCGGAGGCAGAATTTCGATTCAAACCAAACCTGTGGACATTTCATAAAATGAATGTTAGTTAACATTAGCTGATAATTATAAATAAGATACAATAAAGTAGTAGCATtacttgaaaattaatttaatgctACAGCTAGTATTAGGAGTTGATTATGATATCAACTCCTAACTGTTTTTCATATGTATATCCCTGTTTGTAAAAGTCCAAATAAGCCAAATATGTTACGATTTCAGCAATTTTTAGGTAATAACAGCACACCGCTgtcttcttttaaaaatatattaatattaaaaacctTGCAAGCAACAGCTATTTGTAAAAGATGTCTAAACATTGTAACTCGTTGTACTAGTTCAGGTTCAAATGTATTATCGTTTAAAACACATTTCTCTAAATATTATGAACTTGATCTAGTTATCAAACTCCTTATTTCAAGTATTTAATATCATAATCCACAACCTAGTGATTTAATTTAAGTGGAAACAAATGGTTGAATTCGAAAGTTACAGCACATGATATTTGTGTTTATAATCTGATTTTCTAACATCTTAATTACACACTACAGGAAAATGACATgttatttatgataaaaatcGTAATTCCTTAGTGTTAATATTTAGTTAATTGGAGATCAATATGATATCTCAATTGTACTATACCATCTAAGATTATTTCTTTCATCTTTTAGATTCTCATGCCTAATCAATTCAAAGGTCAATTTAACTAAAAGTATTTTAGGTGTAGGATAGTTACAGAAGAGTGTGGAAAGTAAATAACCttcaatttagttttgttttacatTTCATGTCTTGTAGAAGGAAAAGAAAATCACATACATGATTTAGCTTCAACATTTCAGGCCAAAATTTTGTGCTTCACAAAGTAGAAAGAATGAGTAATTGATCTTATATTTTAGAAAAGtaattttgtatttgtttattcatttatatgttttaattaacataaaatagtaaaaaactGAATAGGAATCGtatcatttttcattttctatcaCCCCATTTGtacgagaaattcttagatagaaTAGGTCCATCACGTCATCCGTTGACTAAACCTATcgcataatgacacgtcattaaaatgatggcaatcttgtaaattcgttcattacttatttacacgtttaaatgataatattataagattgtcatcattttaatgatgtgtcattatgtgataaaCTTAGTCCACGAATGACGTGGTGGACCGAGTCTACTTAAGAATTTCTTTTCTCCATTTGTACGTAAAGGATAACAGTGATTATATTGAGACCTTGGTTTAGTGCATGAAAATACAGAATTGTTAAAGAGAGTGTAATTGGGACCTTATAATGACTATAAAGTAAAGAAGGGTTGGGTTCTCTCTGAGTTCGAGAAAGTGCAACAAAATGGCTACAACCTATAAAGAATACCAAACCTTCCTCAACACTTGAACTAcataaaaagatcaatttaaaatatcaacCTTGCCTTACCACTACTCTtcctattcttcttcttcttctccccTTCTCTTGATGTGGTTAAATATCTctactttaattaattataacccataattaattaagtatttaTTAGGTACTATAAAAAATATGGTTAGCAGCCATTATTTAGTGTTGTTTAAGGTGTTATTTTGGTTGGGATGCGTGTGGTTTCTATCCGTTGCAAGTCTCAAAACGACGACAACGTTAACTCTCCATGAAGCGGATTTAGGAAGCGAAAAACTTGGTTATGATCATCAGTTGGATTTAAACTATATGATGAGCAAGCGAAAAGTTCCGAATGGTCCAGATCCCATACATAACAGGTACATATTATCAAACTTCATTTGCAACctacaacaaaacaaaattttaaatagtttataatttgaatttgattatgctcaaaacttttaaatttgaaacAACAACTAACTATTATCATCAATCTGTTGGAGTTTGTTGTTCTCTTCTCTCATGCCTattattaacaaattaaaaacttaaaaacagCAATAGATTGGAGGAATTATATAggtgttttttaatatatttattacaaTAGAAAATGAGATTCCGGAATTGAACTCACAAGTTTGAATATAGATGTTAATTTGTATTATCAATCATTCATATTTCATAACGGTTGTGACTCAAACTCAAAATATATGATGAATCTAAGTGATTTTTATATGGATGAAGTTAATATTTCATATTAGAGAAGATTGATTGctataatttttcattaatcTGTGTTGTTTGTTAATCAATTACAAAACTAGGGCTTCCTATTGAGATAATTATGaatacaaatttcaaaaaagaacAGAAAAGAAGCATTGGGAGGGTTTTCATACTTTCTCACGGTCACTAGAAATAATATGAGGCGAACAGCGGATGGAAAATCATTCTCATCTCCATTCCCATTTTACTAAAGGAAATAAACTCATCTCCATTTCTAGGATGCATAGAAACTTTTTGTACGTAGGGTGAGTTTTTCCGTTTCAGAAACGTTTTGAAAACTCTCATAAACTCCTCGAAAACATTTCGTATCCGTTTtcgtaaaacatttggttttagtTTCACTTTCCGTTTCCATGCAACTTAGCTCCATTTTTGTGGGAATACCATATCCATAGATATCTATCCCCTTTTAACTTTTAAGtgtaattatttgttttttaaaatttagatgaaatattttaataatgatctataacatttaaaaattgcCCTAactagttatttttttatttcagaacatgttaacaaatttttaattctttaaattataaaaagctACAACTGAATactaatatatgtatatatatttttttcttttaatcactaaataattatatatgtacaatataatatttttatataaatataatcatataaaatcaataataataaatattaattaactgGATCACCACAAAAACTGGAATGAAGAATGATCTTCGTGCATCATAGTATACCCATGAGGCtaatttatggaaaaaaatgttataattcCGTAACACAAAGAAAAGGTAAATTAAAGACTATATCTTCACTTTATTCCAACCGTCACTCTTAAACATGTTTATTCAAAGCtaagtaacattttaatttattctctACATTTACGAGGGCCTTTAATGTTAACCTTTTTATGCTATCTTTTCTTGTCCCTCTCTCTTTTTTGGGTTTCTTTATAATTATCTTAGGGTCTTAGACATTCGCATCATTATTAATTTAGTGCAAATTTAATTACTCAAAATCTTCAGCATGTCTAGATCACTCAATTCTAATACTGCCCCGTCCCACAAATATAGATAAAATGGCTATTTTATGCGTTTCAAAATATAGACaaaattactatattaattTGAGTAATACTAATTTTAACTTTCATCAATTTCCACTACTTTTGTTATattctactccctccgtcccaaattgataggcactattttgaattttttttatcataaattatAGACAGTAATTTATTGcttgaatatttaaattacatatatatccctcattaattataatatattactaCATTAAAAAAGAGGACAAAACCCACTAAAAAACAAAGTCAACACTGCATTAAATAAGGGTAGGTGTggtatgtttttataaaattgctcattttgtataaatttattaaattttttaatacttgtatttgtcctaaactgcctatcaatttgggacggaggggtATAAATTattactctctccgtcccatttaagaagggacaaatgacttttttacatatattaagaaagcattaactattatgtttttttattttacccctatttatgatagtttgtattttgtgtatagactaatagtcattaattataaaaagagaaaagggggcgaaaaaggaaaattcatataattgGCATAAAAAATACGATATGACCTTTTCAAAtggaacaaataaaaatggaattgTCCCTTCATAAATGAGACGGATGGAGtattaattattactttttacaatataaaaattaataataaattta
This window contains:
- the LOC126686221 gene encoding CLAVATA3/ESR (CLE)-related protein 25, with amino-acid sequence MVSSHYLVLFKVLFWLGCVWFLSVASLKTTTTLTLHEADLGSEKLGYDHQLDLNYMMSKRKVPNGPDPIHNRRAGNSKRPPGRV